The sequence TGGACCTAATGCTGGTAGACGTAACCGAGGTGCCTGCAGCCCAGGTGGGCAGCCCGGTGCTGATATTCGGGCCCAGCCTACCCCTTACCCAGCAGGCTGCCGCAGCAGGCACCATTGCCTATGAGCTGATAGCCGGCATAAGCCCCCGTGTGCGCCGGTGGTTTTACCGGGAATAGTTGTATCTTAGCTTATAACTAACTTGATGAACCATGCTGGACGAAGAAATGCTGGGCCAGCTAAGGATGCTGGCCGAGGATGACCCCGCCTTTATTCAGGAGATGCTCGCCGCATTTGCCGAGCAGATGCAGGCTGGGCTGCCCGAGCTGGGTGCCCTGGTGGCAGCTCGCCAGGCCGAGGCAGCCCGCCGAATGGCCCACGCCCTGAAAGGTGCCGCACTCAACATGGGGGCTCGTACCCTGGCACTACACTTTCGG is a genomic window of Bacteroidota bacterium containing:
- a CDS encoding Hpt domain-containing protein, coding for MLDEEMLGQLRMLAEDDPAFIQEMLAAFAEQMQAGLPELGALVAARQAEAARRMAHALKGAALNMGARTLALHFRNIEEQAPAPADWQTLEPRIGHDCEETIRQLNAYFGLH